The following proteins are encoded in a genomic region of Ictalurus punctatus breed USDA103 chromosome 15, Coco_2.0, whole genome shotgun sequence:
- the LOC108276060 gene encoding 6-phosphofructo-2-kinase/fructose-2,6-bisphosphatase isoform X1 — translation MAHLQRQLSQNPLEKIWEPWMNSKLSRRRGSSVPQFTNSPTMIVMVGLPARGKTYISKKLTRYLNWIGVPTKVFNVGQYRREAVQSYKSFEFFRPDNEEAMKIRKACALAALNDVGAYFSLEQGQVGVFDATNTTRERREVILSFAKENGYKVFFVESVCDDPEIIAENIKQVKLSSPDYVGCDKEEAVKDFLKRIECYKITYVPLDDDKDRNLSYIKIFNVGSRYLVNRVQDHIQSRIVYYLMNIHVTPRTIYLCRHGESELNLLGRIGGDSGLSPRGNKFAEALGKYIRSQCILDLKIWTSHMKRTIQTAEGVGVPYEQWKALNEIDAGVCEEMTYEEIQDNFPEEFALRDQDKYRYRYPKGESYEDLVHRLEPVIMELERQKNVLVICHQAVMRCLLAYFLDKSAEELPYLICPLHTVLKLTPVAYGCKVESVFLKVDAVNTHRDRPVQSDEAERSHTPPYRHTRVQPMASPAPTKAPCLPELELSELSLQNVSVDRDDEDALLTVPEHI, via the exons ATGGCTCACCTGCAAAGACAGCTTTCCCAGAATCCCCTGGAGAAGATCTGGGAGCCGTGGATGAACAGTAAACTGAGCCGAAGACGAGGGT CGTCTGTGCCGCAGTTCACAAACTCACCCACTATGATCGTGATGGTCGGTCTGCCTGCCAGAGGAAAAACCTACATCTCCAAAAAGCTAACACGCTACCTCAACTGGATCGGCGTTCCCACGAAAG TGTTCAATGTTGGACAGTACCGCAGGGAAGCCGTTCAGTCCTACAAGAGCTTTGAGTTTTTCCGTCCAGACAACGAAGAGGCCATGAAGATTCGCAA AGCTTGTGCACTTGCTGCCCTAAACGACGTAGGTGCCTACTTCAGTCTGGAGCAGGGCCAAGTCggg GTTTTTGACGCCACGAACACAACTCGTGAGAGGAGGGAGGTCATTCTGTCGTTCGCCAAAGAGAACGGCTACAAG GTGTTTTTCGTGGAGTCCGTGTGTGATGATCCTGAGATCATCGCGGAAAATATCAAG CAAGTGAAGCTCAGCAGCCCCGACTACGTCGGCTGTGATAAAGAGGAAGCCGTGAAAGATTTTTTAAAGAGAATCGAGTGCTATAAGATCACTTACGTCCCTCTGGATGACGACAAAGACAG AAACCTGTCCTACATAAAGATTTTTAACGTAGGAAGCAGGTATTTGGTGAATCGTGTTCAGGATCACATCCAGAGCCGGATCGTTTATTACCTGATGAATATCCACGTTACGCCGCGCACCATCTACCTGTGCCGGCACGGAGAGAGCGAGCTCAACTTGCTCGGCCGCATCGGCGGGGATTCGGGTCTCTCACCGCGTGGAAATAAG TTTGCGGAGGCTCTGGGTAAGTACATCAGGAGTCAGTGTATCTTGGACCTGAAGATTTGGACGAGTCACATGAAGAGGACGATCCAGACTGCCGAGGGAGTCGGGGTTCCGTACGAACAGTGGAAAGCTCTCAATGAGATCGACGCA ggtgtgtgtgaggagatgACGTATGAAGAGATTCAGGACAACTTTCCTGAAGAGTTTGCACTGAGAGACCAAGACAAATATCGCTACCGTTACCCAAAGGGCGAG TCGTATGAGGATTTGGTTCACAGACTGGAGCCCGTGATCATGGAGCTGGAGCGTCAGAAGAACGTTCTGGTCATCTGTCACCAGGCCGTCATGCGCTGTCTGCTCGCTTATTTCCTGGACAAAAGTGCAG AGGAGCTGCCGTATTTAATATGTCCTCTGCATACAGTACTGAAGCTCACGCCTGTAGCTTACG GCTGTAAAGTCGAGTCGGTTTTCCTGAAAGTCGATGCAGTGAACACACACCGAGACAGGCCTGTG CAGAGTGACGAAGCTGAGCGCAGTCACACTCCACCATACCGTCACACTCGTGTTCAGCCCATGGCTAGTCCCGCCCCGACCAAGGCCCCGTGCCTACCAGAGCTCGAACTCTCCGAGCTTAGCTTACAG AACGTCAGCGTGGACCGAGATGACGAGGACGCTCTCCTGACGGTTCCGGAACACATCTAA
- the LOC108276060 gene encoding 6-phosphofructo-2-kinase/fructose-2,6-bisphosphatase isoform X3: MAHLQRQLSQNPLEKIWEPWMNSKLSRRRGSSVPQFTNSPTMIVMVGLPARGKTYISKKLTRYLNWIGVPTKVFNVGQYRREAVQSYKSFEFFRPDNEEAMKIRKACALAALNDVGAYFSLEQGQVGVFDATNTTRERREVILSFAKENGYKVFFVESVCDDPEIIAENIKQVKLSSPDYVGCDKEEAVKDFLKRIECYKITYVPLDDDKDRNLSYIKIFNVGSRYLVNRVQDHIQSRIVYYLMNIHVTPRTIYLCRHGESELNLLGRIGGDSGLSPRGNKFAEALGKYIRSQCILDLKIWTSHMKRTIQTAEGVGVPYEQWKALNEIDAGVCEEMTYEEIQDNFPEEFALRDQDKYRYRYPKGESYEDLVHRLEPVIMELERQKNVLVICHQAVMRCLLAYFLDKSAEELPYLICPLHTVLKLTPVAYGCKVESVFLKVDAVNTHRDRPVNVSVDRDDEDALLTVPEHI; the protein is encoded by the exons ATGGCTCACCTGCAAAGACAGCTTTCCCAGAATCCCCTGGAGAAGATCTGGGAGCCGTGGATGAACAGTAAACTGAGCCGAAGACGAGGGT CGTCTGTGCCGCAGTTCACAAACTCACCCACTATGATCGTGATGGTCGGTCTGCCTGCCAGAGGAAAAACCTACATCTCCAAAAAGCTAACACGCTACCTCAACTGGATCGGCGTTCCCACGAAAG TGTTCAATGTTGGACAGTACCGCAGGGAAGCCGTTCAGTCCTACAAGAGCTTTGAGTTTTTCCGTCCAGACAACGAAGAGGCCATGAAGATTCGCAA AGCTTGTGCACTTGCTGCCCTAAACGACGTAGGTGCCTACTTCAGTCTGGAGCAGGGCCAAGTCggg GTTTTTGACGCCACGAACACAACTCGTGAGAGGAGGGAGGTCATTCTGTCGTTCGCCAAAGAGAACGGCTACAAG GTGTTTTTCGTGGAGTCCGTGTGTGATGATCCTGAGATCATCGCGGAAAATATCAAG CAAGTGAAGCTCAGCAGCCCCGACTACGTCGGCTGTGATAAAGAGGAAGCCGTGAAAGATTTTTTAAAGAGAATCGAGTGCTATAAGATCACTTACGTCCCTCTGGATGACGACAAAGACAG AAACCTGTCCTACATAAAGATTTTTAACGTAGGAAGCAGGTATTTGGTGAATCGTGTTCAGGATCACATCCAGAGCCGGATCGTTTATTACCTGATGAATATCCACGTTACGCCGCGCACCATCTACCTGTGCCGGCACGGAGAGAGCGAGCTCAACTTGCTCGGCCGCATCGGCGGGGATTCGGGTCTCTCACCGCGTGGAAATAAG TTTGCGGAGGCTCTGGGTAAGTACATCAGGAGTCAGTGTATCTTGGACCTGAAGATTTGGACGAGTCACATGAAGAGGACGATCCAGACTGCCGAGGGAGTCGGGGTTCCGTACGAACAGTGGAAAGCTCTCAATGAGATCGACGCA ggtgtgtgtgaggagatgACGTATGAAGAGATTCAGGACAACTTTCCTGAAGAGTTTGCACTGAGAGACCAAGACAAATATCGCTACCGTTACCCAAAGGGCGAG TCGTATGAGGATTTGGTTCACAGACTGGAGCCCGTGATCATGGAGCTGGAGCGTCAGAAGAACGTTCTGGTCATCTGTCACCAGGCCGTCATGCGCTGTCTGCTCGCTTATTTCCTGGACAAAAGTGCAG AGGAGCTGCCGTATTTAATATGTCCTCTGCATACAGTACTGAAGCTCACGCCTGTAGCTTACG GCTGTAAAGTCGAGTCGGTTTTCCTGAAAGTCGATGCAGTGAACACACACCGAGACAGGCCTGTG AACGTCAGCGTGGACCGAGATGACGAGGACGCTCTCCTGACGGTTCCGGAACACATCTAA
- the LOC108276060 gene encoding 6-phosphofructo-2-kinase/fructose-2,6-bisphosphatase isoform X6, which translates to MEVRKPTPRKRVRCESTASVPQFTNSPTMIVMVGLPARGKTYISKKLTRYLNWIGVPTKVFNVGQYRREAVQSYKSFEFFRPDNEEAMKIRKACALAALNDVGAYFSLEQGQVGVFDATNTTRERREVILSFAKENGYKVFFVESVCDDPEIIAENIKQVKLSSPDYVGCDKEEAVKDFLKRIECYKITYVPLDDDKDRNLSYIKIFNVGSRYLVNRVQDHIQSRIVYYLMNIHVTPRTIYLCRHGESELNLLGRIGGDSGLSPRGNKFAEALGKYIRSQCILDLKIWTSHMKRTIQTAEGVGVPYEQWKALNEIDAGVCEEMTYEEIQDNFPEEFALRDQDKYRYRYPKGESYEDLVHRLEPVIMELERQKNVLVICHQAVMRCLLAYFLDKSAEELPYLICPLHTVLKLTPVAYGCKVESVFLKVDAVNTHRDRPVNVSVDRDDEDALLTVPEHI; encoded by the exons ATGGAGGTGAGAAAGCCCACACCCAGAAAGCGTGTCCGCTGTGAGAGCACAG CGTCTGTGCCGCAGTTCACAAACTCACCCACTATGATCGTGATGGTCGGTCTGCCTGCCAGAGGAAAAACCTACATCTCCAAAAAGCTAACACGCTACCTCAACTGGATCGGCGTTCCCACGAAAG TGTTCAATGTTGGACAGTACCGCAGGGAAGCCGTTCAGTCCTACAAGAGCTTTGAGTTTTTCCGTCCAGACAACGAAGAGGCCATGAAGATTCGCAA AGCTTGTGCACTTGCTGCCCTAAACGACGTAGGTGCCTACTTCAGTCTGGAGCAGGGCCAAGTCggg GTTTTTGACGCCACGAACACAACTCGTGAGAGGAGGGAGGTCATTCTGTCGTTCGCCAAAGAGAACGGCTACAAG GTGTTTTTCGTGGAGTCCGTGTGTGATGATCCTGAGATCATCGCGGAAAATATCAAG CAAGTGAAGCTCAGCAGCCCCGACTACGTCGGCTGTGATAAAGAGGAAGCCGTGAAAGATTTTTTAAAGAGAATCGAGTGCTATAAGATCACTTACGTCCCTCTGGATGACGACAAAGACAG AAACCTGTCCTACATAAAGATTTTTAACGTAGGAAGCAGGTATTTGGTGAATCGTGTTCAGGATCACATCCAGAGCCGGATCGTTTATTACCTGATGAATATCCACGTTACGCCGCGCACCATCTACCTGTGCCGGCACGGAGAGAGCGAGCTCAACTTGCTCGGCCGCATCGGCGGGGATTCGGGTCTCTCACCGCGTGGAAATAAG TTTGCGGAGGCTCTGGGTAAGTACATCAGGAGTCAGTGTATCTTGGACCTGAAGATTTGGACGAGTCACATGAAGAGGACGATCCAGACTGCCGAGGGAGTCGGGGTTCCGTACGAACAGTGGAAAGCTCTCAATGAGATCGACGCA ggtgtgtgtgaggagatgACGTATGAAGAGATTCAGGACAACTTTCCTGAAGAGTTTGCACTGAGAGACCAAGACAAATATCGCTACCGTTACCCAAAGGGCGAG TCGTATGAGGATTTGGTTCACAGACTGGAGCCCGTGATCATGGAGCTGGAGCGTCAGAAGAACGTTCTGGTCATCTGTCACCAGGCCGTCATGCGCTGTCTGCTCGCTTATTTCCTGGACAAAAGTGCAG AGGAGCTGCCGTATTTAATATGTCCTCTGCATACAGTACTGAAGCTCACGCCTGTAGCTTACG GCTGTAAAGTCGAGTCGGTTTTCCTGAAAGTCGATGCAGTGAACACACACCGAGACAGGCCTGTG AACGTCAGCGTGGACCGAGATGACGAGGACGCTCTCCTGACGGTTCCGGAACACATCTAA
- the LOC108276060 gene encoding 6-phosphofructo-2-kinase/fructose-2,6-bisphosphatase isoform X2 yields the protein MAHLQRQLSQNPLEKIWEPWMNSKLSRRRGSSVPQFTNSPTMIVMVGLPARGKTYISKKLTRYLNWIGVPTKVFNVGQYRREAVQSYKSFEFFRPDNEEAMKIRKACALAALNDVGAYFSLEQGQVGVFDATNTTRERREVILSFAKENGYKVFFVESVCDDPEIIAENIKQVKLSSPDYVGCDKEEAVKDFLKRIECYKITYVPLDDDKDRNLSYIKIFNVGSRYLVNRVQDHIQSRIVYYLMNIHVTPRTIYLCRHGESELNLLGRIGGDSGLSPRGNKFAEALGKYIRSQCILDLKIWTSHMKRTIQTAEGVGVPYEQWKALNEIDAGVCEEMTYEEIQDNFPEEFALRDQDKYRYRYPKGESYEDLVHRLEPVIMELERQKNVLVICHQAVMRCLLAYFLDKSAEELPYLICPLHTVLKLTPVAYGCKVESVFLKVDAVNTHRDRPVSDEAERSHTPPYRHTRVQPMASPAPTKAPCLPELELSELSLQNVSVDRDDEDALLTVPEHI from the exons ATGGCTCACCTGCAAAGACAGCTTTCCCAGAATCCCCTGGAGAAGATCTGGGAGCCGTGGATGAACAGTAAACTGAGCCGAAGACGAGGGT CGTCTGTGCCGCAGTTCACAAACTCACCCACTATGATCGTGATGGTCGGTCTGCCTGCCAGAGGAAAAACCTACATCTCCAAAAAGCTAACACGCTACCTCAACTGGATCGGCGTTCCCACGAAAG TGTTCAATGTTGGACAGTACCGCAGGGAAGCCGTTCAGTCCTACAAGAGCTTTGAGTTTTTCCGTCCAGACAACGAAGAGGCCATGAAGATTCGCAA AGCTTGTGCACTTGCTGCCCTAAACGACGTAGGTGCCTACTTCAGTCTGGAGCAGGGCCAAGTCggg GTTTTTGACGCCACGAACACAACTCGTGAGAGGAGGGAGGTCATTCTGTCGTTCGCCAAAGAGAACGGCTACAAG GTGTTTTTCGTGGAGTCCGTGTGTGATGATCCTGAGATCATCGCGGAAAATATCAAG CAAGTGAAGCTCAGCAGCCCCGACTACGTCGGCTGTGATAAAGAGGAAGCCGTGAAAGATTTTTTAAAGAGAATCGAGTGCTATAAGATCACTTACGTCCCTCTGGATGACGACAAAGACAG AAACCTGTCCTACATAAAGATTTTTAACGTAGGAAGCAGGTATTTGGTGAATCGTGTTCAGGATCACATCCAGAGCCGGATCGTTTATTACCTGATGAATATCCACGTTACGCCGCGCACCATCTACCTGTGCCGGCACGGAGAGAGCGAGCTCAACTTGCTCGGCCGCATCGGCGGGGATTCGGGTCTCTCACCGCGTGGAAATAAG TTTGCGGAGGCTCTGGGTAAGTACATCAGGAGTCAGTGTATCTTGGACCTGAAGATTTGGACGAGTCACATGAAGAGGACGATCCAGACTGCCGAGGGAGTCGGGGTTCCGTACGAACAGTGGAAAGCTCTCAATGAGATCGACGCA ggtgtgtgtgaggagatgACGTATGAAGAGATTCAGGACAACTTTCCTGAAGAGTTTGCACTGAGAGACCAAGACAAATATCGCTACCGTTACCCAAAGGGCGAG TCGTATGAGGATTTGGTTCACAGACTGGAGCCCGTGATCATGGAGCTGGAGCGTCAGAAGAACGTTCTGGTCATCTGTCACCAGGCCGTCATGCGCTGTCTGCTCGCTTATTTCCTGGACAAAAGTGCAG AGGAGCTGCCGTATTTAATATGTCCTCTGCATACAGTACTGAAGCTCACGCCTGTAGCTTACG GCTGTAAAGTCGAGTCGGTTTTCCTGAAAGTCGATGCAGTGAACACACACCGAGACAGGCCTGTG AGTGACGAAGCTGAGCGCAGTCACACTCCACCATACCGTCACACTCGTGTTCAGCCCATGGCTAGTCCCGCCCCGACCAAGGCCCCGTGCCTACCAGAGCTCGAACTCTCCGAGCTTAGCTTACAG AACGTCAGCGTGGACCGAGATGACGAGGACGCTCTCCTGACGGTTCCGGAACACATCTAA
- the LOC108276060 gene encoding 6-phosphofructo-2-kinase/fructose-2,6-bisphosphatase isoform X4, giving the protein MEVRKPTPRKRVRCESTASVPQFTNSPTMIVMVGLPARGKTYISKKLTRYLNWIGVPTKVFNVGQYRREAVQSYKSFEFFRPDNEEAMKIRKACALAALNDVGAYFSLEQGQVGVFDATNTTRERREVILSFAKENGYKVFFVESVCDDPEIIAENIKQVKLSSPDYVGCDKEEAVKDFLKRIECYKITYVPLDDDKDRNLSYIKIFNVGSRYLVNRVQDHIQSRIVYYLMNIHVTPRTIYLCRHGESELNLLGRIGGDSGLSPRGNKFAEALGKYIRSQCILDLKIWTSHMKRTIQTAEGVGVPYEQWKALNEIDAGVCEEMTYEEIQDNFPEEFALRDQDKYRYRYPKGESYEDLVHRLEPVIMELERQKNVLVICHQAVMRCLLAYFLDKSAEELPYLICPLHTVLKLTPVAYGCKVESVFLKVDAVNTHRDRPVQSDEAERSHTPPYRHTRVQPMASPAPTKAPCLPELELSELSLQNVSVDRDDEDALLTVPEHI; this is encoded by the exons ATGGAGGTGAGAAAGCCCACACCCAGAAAGCGTGTCCGCTGTGAGAGCACAG CGTCTGTGCCGCAGTTCACAAACTCACCCACTATGATCGTGATGGTCGGTCTGCCTGCCAGAGGAAAAACCTACATCTCCAAAAAGCTAACACGCTACCTCAACTGGATCGGCGTTCCCACGAAAG TGTTCAATGTTGGACAGTACCGCAGGGAAGCCGTTCAGTCCTACAAGAGCTTTGAGTTTTTCCGTCCAGACAACGAAGAGGCCATGAAGATTCGCAA AGCTTGTGCACTTGCTGCCCTAAACGACGTAGGTGCCTACTTCAGTCTGGAGCAGGGCCAAGTCggg GTTTTTGACGCCACGAACACAACTCGTGAGAGGAGGGAGGTCATTCTGTCGTTCGCCAAAGAGAACGGCTACAAG GTGTTTTTCGTGGAGTCCGTGTGTGATGATCCTGAGATCATCGCGGAAAATATCAAG CAAGTGAAGCTCAGCAGCCCCGACTACGTCGGCTGTGATAAAGAGGAAGCCGTGAAAGATTTTTTAAAGAGAATCGAGTGCTATAAGATCACTTACGTCCCTCTGGATGACGACAAAGACAG AAACCTGTCCTACATAAAGATTTTTAACGTAGGAAGCAGGTATTTGGTGAATCGTGTTCAGGATCACATCCAGAGCCGGATCGTTTATTACCTGATGAATATCCACGTTACGCCGCGCACCATCTACCTGTGCCGGCACGGAGAGAGCGAGCTCAACTTGCTCGGCCGCATCGGCGGGGATTCGGGTCTCTCACCGCGTGGAAATAAG TTTGCGGAGGCTCTGGGTAAGTACATCAGGAGTCAGTGTATCTTGGACCTGAAGATTTGGACGAGTCACATGAAGAGGACGATCCAGACTGCCGAGGGAGTCGGGGTTCCGTACGAACAGTGGAAAGCTCTCAATGAGATCGACGCA ggtgtgtgtgaggagatgACGTATGAAGAGATTCAGGACAACTTTCCTGAAGAGTTTGCACTGAGAGACCAAGACAAATATCGCTACCGTTACCCAAAGGGCGAG TCGTATGAGGATTTGGTTCACAGACTGGAGCCCGTGATCATGGAGCTGGAGCGTCAGAAGAACGTTCTGGTCATCTGTCACCAGGCCGTCATGCGCTGTCTGCTCGCTTATTTCCTGGACAAAAGTGCAG AGGAGCTGCCGTATTTAATATGTCCTCTGCATACAGTACTGAAGCTCACGCCTGTAGCTTACG GCTGTAAAGTCGAGTCGGTTTTCCTGAAAGTCGATGCAGTGAACACACACCGAGACAGGCCTGTG CAGAGTGACGAAGCTGAGCGCAGTCACACTCCACCATACCGTCACACTCGTGTTCAGCCCATGGCTAGTCCCGCCCCGACCAAGGCCCCGTGCCTACCAGAGCTCGAACTCTCCGAGCTTAGCTTACAG AACGTCAGCGTGGACCGAGATGACGAGGACGCTCTCCTGACGGTTCCGGAACACATCTAA
- the LOC108276060 gene encoding 6-phosphofructo-2-kinase/fructose-2,6-bisphosphatase isoform X5, which produces MIVMVGLPARGKTYISKKLTRYLNWIGVPTKVFNVGQYRREAVQSYKSFEFFRPDNEEAMKIRKACALAALNDVGAYFSLEQGQVGVFDATNTTRERREVILSFAKENGYKVFFVESVCDDPEIIAENIKQVKLSSPDYVGCDKEEAVKDFLKRIECYKITYVPLDDDKDRNLSYIKIFNVGSRYLVNRVQDHIQSRIVYYLMNIHVTPRTIYLCRHGESELNLLGRIGGDSGLSPRGNKFAEALGKYIRSQCILDLKIWTSHMKRTIQTAEGVGVPYEQWKALNEIDAGVCEEMTYEEIQDNFPEEFALRDQDKYRYRYPKGESYEDLVHRLEPVIMELERQKNVLVICHQAVMRCLLAYFLDKSAEELPYLICPLHTVLKLTPVAYGCKVESVFLKVDAVNTHRDRPVQSDEAERSHTPPYRHTRVQPMASPAPTKAPCLPELELSELSLQNVSVDRDDEDALLTVPEHI; this is translated from the exons ATGATCGTGATGGTCGGTCTGCCTGCCAGAGGAAAAACCTACATCTCCAAAAAGCTAACACGCTACCTCAACTGGATCGGCGTTCCCACGAAAG TGTTCAATGTTGGACAGTACCGCAGGGAAGCCGTTCAGTCCTACAAGAGCTTTGAGTTTTTCCGTCCAGACAACGAAGAGGCCATGAAGATTCGCAA AGCTTGTGCACTTGCTGCCCTAAACGACGTAGGTGCCTACTTCAGTCTGGAGCAGGGCCAAGTCggg GTTTTTGACGCCACGAACACAACTCGTGAGAGGAGGGAGGTCATTCTGTCGTTCGCCAAAGAGAACGGCTACAAG GTGTTTTTCGTGGAGTCCGTGTGTGATGATCCTGAGATCATCGCGGAAAATATCAAG CAAGTGAAGCTCAGCAGCCCCGACTACGTCGGCTGTGATAAAGAGGAAGCCGTGAAAGATTTTTTAAAGAGAATCGAGTGCTATAAGATCACTTACGTCCCTCTGGATGACGACAAAGACAG AAACCTGTCCTACATAAAGATTTTTAACGTAGGAAGCAGGTATTTGGTGAATCGTGTTCAGGATCACATCCAGAGCCGGATCGTTTATTACCTGATGAATATCCACGTTACGCCGCGCACCATCTACCTGTGCCGGCACGGAGAGAGCGAGCTCAACTTGCTCGGCCGCATCGGCGGGGATTCGGGTCTCTCACCGCGTGGAAATAAG TTTGCGGAGGCTCTGGGTAAGTACATCAGGAGTCAGTGTATCTTGGACCTGAAGATTTGGACGAGTCACATGAAGAGGACGATCCAGACTGCCGAGGGAGTCGGGGTTCCGTACGAACAGTGGAAAGCTCTCAATGAGATCGACGCA ggtgtgtgtgaggagatgACGTATGAAGAGATTCAGGACAACTTTCCTGAAGAGTTTGCACTGAGAGACCAAGACAAATATCGCTACCGTTACCCAAAGGGCGAG TCGTATGAGGATTTGGTTCACAGACTGGAGCCCGTGATCATGGAGCTGGAGCGTCAGAAGAACGTTCTGGTCATCTGTCACCAGGCCGTCATGCGCTGTCTGCTCGCTTATTTCCTGGACAAAAGTGCAG AGGAGCTGCCGTATTTAATATGTCCTCTGCATACAGTACTGAAGCTCACGCCTGTAGCTTACG GCTGTAAAGTCGAGTCGGTTTTCCTGAAAGTCGATGCAGTGAACACACACCGAGACAGGCCTGTG CAGAGTGACGAAGCTGAGCGCAGTCACACTCCACCATACCGTCACACTCGTGTTCAGCCCATGGCTAGTCCCGCCCCGACCAAGGCCCCGTGCCTACCAGAGCTCGAACTCTCCGAGCTTAGCTTACAG AACGTCAGCGTGGACCGAGATGACGAGGACGCTCTCCTGACGGTTCCGGAACACATCTAA